In Neorhizobium sp. NCHU2750, a single genomic region encodes these proteins:
- a CDS encoding EAL domain-containing protein translates to MTHSVESRFIAIISGALLVVVAPLFTLFLALSSQQAAQGISEHVDVVISSNTQALGKPLWDLDSDSIRQVAQMLVADPMIHAVQISDTTGKLNIFESDPGLTADLSGNEARSQAIVYKSVQGLREVGTLTVYIPVASWFSGLHQSELAFISIFIVAILTVFGAAVFGNRMMVVRPLMRLTAAIEATRRLGSRHHVDWRSNDEMGRLAKSFNEMQALLEREERELKRAHQQTIEIYNMTPAMLFSLTTGDTIAAVSDYWLQATGYRREDIIGRHFPDLVYPADRPLFDKRRQATAGEGMPIEITVRFLCKDGRQMSALIAEADLGAATGHPAGSLSVMTDVTELKQSELRNHQQAISDHLTGLLNRQGFEAALDRHIIDADRLGTRMACLFVDLDRFKAINDNHGHAAGDLVLQEFVTRVQPMLRNADTVARLGGDEFAIVIVGEDTEQRSGELCQQIMDMFEAPFRIEGTSVRLSASVGVAFYPEHASSAAELLQKSDLAMYARKRDGKNGAKVYDPAILTRTREKAEIESDIEVGIAANWFEAHFQPIVSIESGMPVGFEALMRLRHPRKGLLPPGPLVSVAEENGTIGEIGNLILEDALANLNRVQRLPSLGNAYLAVNFSPLQFEPGLPTRLAAMLAHNGITPDRLVVEITEAVLMHDDPQIRRVLNELHDFGCRIALDDFGTGYSSLSYLNRFPVDIVKIDQSFVQSLIGGDTDVERKSRMLIEGITTISHKMKCKVVAEGVETEQQRRQLMQIGIDFAQGYHFSRPREINDLLADLSGSAGMNSIAS, encoded by the coding sequence ATGACTCATTCTGTAGAGAGTCGTTTCATTGCCATAATTTCTGGCGCGCTTCTTGTCGTCGTGGCTCCGCTTTTCACACTCTTTCTTGCTCTTTCATCGCAGCAGGCTGCCCAGGGAATCAGCGAGCATGTCGATGTGGTGATCAGCAGCAATACCCAGGCGCTCGGCAAGCCGCTCTGGGATCTCGACAGCGACAGCATTCGCCAGGTGGCGCAGATGCTGGTTGCCGATCCAATGATCCATGCGGTGCAGATCTCCGATACGACCGGCAAGCTCAACATTTTCGAGAGCGATCCGGGCCTGACGGCGGATCTTTCCGGCAATGAGGCACGCAGCCAGGCGATTGTCTACAAGTCGGTGCAGGGCCTGCGCGAAGTCGGAACGCTGACGGTCTACATTCCGGTCGCAAGCTGGTTTTCCGGCCTGCATCAATCCGAACTCGCCTTCATCTCGATTTTCATCGTCGCCATTCTCACGGTCTTCGGCGCCGCCGTTTTCGGCAACCGGATGATGGTGGTGAGGCCGCTGATGCGGCTGACCGCTGCGATCGAGGCGACCCGCCGGCTCGGTTCTCGACACCATGTCGACTGGCGCTCCAATGACGAGATGGGGCGACTGGCGAAAAGCTTCAATGAAATGCAGGCGCTGCTTGAGCGCGAAGAGCGGGAGCTGAAGCGGGCTCACCAGCAGACGATCGAAATCTACAACATGACGCCGGCCATGCTTTTCTCGCTGACGACCGGCGACACGATTGCGGCCGTCAGCGACTACTGGCTGCAGGCGACAGGCTACCGACGCGAAGACATTATCGGCCGGCATTTTCCCGATCTCGTCTACCCGGCCGACAGGCCGCTGTTTGATAAGCGCAGGCAGGCGACGGCAGGCGAGGGCATGCCGATCGAAATTACCGTCCGCTTCCTGTGCAAGGATGGCCGGCAGATGAGTGCGCTTATCGCGGAAGCCGATCTCGGTGCAGCGACCGGGCATCCCGCCGGGTCGCTGAGCGTGATGACGGACGTGACCGAACTCAAGCAGTCGGAATTGCGCAATCACCAGCAGGCGATTTCCGATCACCTGACCGGCCTGTTGAACCGGCAGGGTTTCGAAGCGGCTCTCGACCGCCACATCATCGATGCGGACCGGCTGGGAACGCGGATGGCCTGCCTGTTCGTCGATCTGGACCGGTTCAAGGCAATCAACGACAATCACGGCCATGCGGCGGGCGATCTCGTGCTGCAGGAATTCGTCACGCGGGTCCAGCCGATGTTGCGCAATGCAGATACGGTTGCCCGCCTCGGCGGCGACGAATTTGCCATCGTCATTGTCGGCGAGGATACCGAGCAGCGGAGCGGCGAGCTTTGCCAGCAGATCATGGACATGTTCGAGGCGCCGTTCCGGATAGAGGGGACGAGCGTGCGGCTGAGCGCCAGCGTCGGCGTGGCCTTCTATCCCGAACATGCATCGAGTGCGGCGGAACTGCTGCAGAAGTCGGACCTCGCCATGTATGCCCGCAAGCGCGACGGCAAGAATGGAGCAAAGGTCTATGATCCTGCCATCCTGACCAGAACGCGGGAAAAGGCGGAGATCGAAAGCGATATCGAAGTCGGGATAGCGGCCAACTGGTTCGAAGCGCATTTCCAGCCGATCGTCAGCATCGAGAGCGGCATGCCGGTCGGGTTCGAGGCGCTGATGCGTCTGCGTCACCCGCGCAAGGGCCTGTTGCCGCCGGGCCCGCTGGTCAGCGTGGCCGAGGAGAACGGTACGATCGGCGAGATCGGCAATCTCATTCTGGAAGACGCGCTGGCCAATCTCAACCGTGTCCAGCGGCTGCCAAGCCTTGGCAATGCCTATCTGGCCGTGAATTTCTCGCCGCTGCAGTTCGAGCCCGGTCTGCCCACGCGGCTCGCTGCCATGCTTGCCCATAACGGCATCACCCCAGACCGCCTCGTCGTCGAAATCACCGAAGCCGTGCTGATGCATGACGATCCGCAAATCCGTCGGGTGCTCAACGAATTGCATGATTTTGGCTGCCGGATCGCACTTGATGACTTCGGCACGGGCTATTCTTCGCTCAGCTATCTGAACCGGTTCCCCGTCGACATCGTCAAGATCGACCAGTCCTTCGTGCAGTCACTGATCGGCGGCGATACGGATGTGGAGCGCAAGAGCCGGATGCTGATCGAAGGGATCACCACCATTTCGCACAAGATGAAGTGCAAGGTGGTGGCGGAAGGCGTGGAAACGGAACAGCAGCGGCGACAGTTGATGCAGATCGGCATCGACTTCGCACAGGGCTATCATTTCTCCCGCCCACGGGAAATCAACGACCTTCTGGCAGATCTTTCGGGATCTGCGGGGATGAATTCTATAGCAAGCTGA
- the ychF gene encoding redox-regulated ATPase YchF — translation MGFKCGIVGLPNVGKSTLFNALTKTAAAQAANYPFCTIEPNTGEVAVPDPRMQQLATIAGSKEIIPTRISFVDIAGLVRGASKGEGLGNKFLANIREVDAVVHVLRCFEDDDITHVEGRINPVGDAETIETELMLADLESLERRVEQTRKRATGKDKDSIAQLPVMEEVIKLLNNGKPARLLLKTLSPEDIEILKGLNLLTSHPVLYVCNVAEGDAVDGNEHTKAVAAMAKEQGAECVIISAAIEAEVAQLPEEEAKEFLGALGLEEAGLDRLIRAGYHLLDLITYFTVGPKETRAWTIRRGTKAPQAAGVIHTDFERGFIRAFTIGFDDYIAYKGEVGAKEAGKGRDEGKEYVVHDGDVIHFRFNT, via the coding sequence ATGGGCTTCAAATGCGGTATCGTCGGACTGCCCAATGTCGGCAAGTCCACTCTCTTCAACGCGCTGACCAAGACGGCTGCCGCACAGGCTGCGAACTATCCGTTCTGCACGATCGAGCCGAATACCGGTGAAGTCGCGGTTCCGGATCCGCGCATGCAGCAGCTCGCCACGATTGCCGGCTCGAAGGAAATCATTCCGACCCGCATCTCCTTCGTCGACATTGCCGGCCTGGTGCGCGGCGCATCGAAGGGCGAAGGCCTCGGCAACAAGTTCCTCGCCAATATCCGCGAAGTCGATGCCGTCGTGCATGTGCTGCGCTGCTTCGAGGATGACGACATCACCCATGTCGAGGGTCGCATCAACCCGGTCGGCGATGCCGAGACGATCGAGACCGAGCTGATGCTCGCCGATCTCGAAAGCCTGGAGCGCCGCGTCGAGCAGACCCGCAAGCGCGCCACCGGCAAGGACAAGGATTCGATCGCCCAGCTTCCGGTCATGGAAGAGGTGATCAAGCTTTTGAACAACGGCAAGCCGGCCCGCCTGCTGCTCAAGACGCTGTCGCCGGAAGATATCGAGATCCTAAAGGGGCTCAATCTCCTGACCTCGCATCCGGTGCTTTACGTCTGCAACGTCGCCGAGGGCGACGCGGTCGACGGCAACGAGCATACCAAGGCGGTTGCCGCCATGGCCAAGGAGCAGGGCGCCGAATGCGTCATCATCTCGGCCGCCATCGAGGCCGAAGTCGCGCAGCTTCCGGAAGAGGAAGCCAAGGAATTCCTCGGTGCGCTGGGCCTTGAAGAGGCCGGTCTCGACCGCCTGATCCGCGCCGGCTATCACCTGCTCGACCTGATTACCTATTTCACCGTCGGCCCGAAGGAAACGCGTGCCTGGACCATCCGGCGGGGCACCAAGGCGCCGCAGGCGGCCGGTGTCATCCATACGGATTTCGAGCGTGGCTTCATCCGCGCCTTCACCATCGGCTTCGACGACTATATCGCCTACAAGGGCGAAGTCGGGGCCAAGGAAGCCGGCAAGGGCCGCGACGAAGGCAAGGAATATGTCGTGCATGACGGCGACGTCATCCACTTCCGTTTCAATACGTAA
- a CDS encoding cytochrome b N-terminal domain-containing protein, with translation MSGHSSYQPSTGIERWIDQRLPLPRLVYDSFVAFPVPRNLNYAYTFGAMLSVMLVVQILTGVVLAMHYAASTGVAFDSVEKIMRDVNHGWLLRYMHSNGASFFFIAVYLHIARGLYYGSYKAPREILWILGVVIYLLMMATGFMGYVLPWGQMSFWGATVITGFFTAFPLIGEWIQQFLLGGFAVDQPTLNRFFALHYLLPFMIVGVVILHIWALHVTGQTNPTGVEIKSKTDTVPFTPYATLKDAFGVSIFLIAYAWFIFYMPNFLGHPDNYIPADALKTPAHIVPEWYYLPFYAMLRAITFNVGPIDSKLGGVLVMFGSIIILFFLPWLDTSKVRSAVYRPWFKLFFWIFVANAILLGWLGSQPAEGVFTTLSQLGTLYYFAFFLVIMPLLGKFETPRRIPNSITEAVLEKQKRKTNAEPAEPSKAMV, from the coding sequence ATGAGTGGACATTCGTCTTATCAACCGTCGACGGGGATCGAACGGTGGATCGACCAGCGGCTGCCTTTGCCACGGCTGGTCTATGACAGTTTCGTCGCCTTTCCGGTGCCGAGAAATCTCAACTACGCCTATACGTTCGGCGCCATGCTGTCGGTGATGCTGGTGGTGCAGATACTGACCGGCGTCGTGCTTGCCATGCATTACGCCGCCTCGACCGGCGTTGCCTTCGATAGCGTCGAGAAGATCATGCGCGACGTCAATCATGGCTGGCTTCTGCGCTACATGCATTCCAACGGTGCATCGTTCTTCTTTATCGCGGTCTATCTGCATATCGCCCGCGGTCTCTATTACGGTTCCTACAAGGCGCCGCGCGAAATCCTCTGGATCCTCGGCGTCGTCATCTATCTGTTGATGATGGCAACCGGCTTCATGGGCTATGTTCTGCCCTGGGGGCAGATGTCCTTCTGGGGTGCAACCGTCATCACCGGGTTCTTCACCGCCTTTCCGCTGATTGGCGAGTGGATCCAGCAGTTCCTGCTCGGTGGCTTTGCCGTCGACCAGCCGACGCTGAACCGGTTCTTCGCGTTGCATTACCTGTTGCCGTTCATGATCGTCGGCGTCGTCATCCTGCATATCTGGGCGCTGCACGTCACCGGCCAGACGAACCCGACCGGCGTCGAGATCAAGAGCAAGACGGATACGGTTCCGTTCACGCCCTATGCGACGCTGAAGGATGCGTTCGGCGTGTCGATCTTCCTGATCGCCTATGCCTGGTTCATCTTCTACATGCCCAATTTCCTCGGCCATCCGGATAATTACATCCCGGCAGATGCCTTGAAGACGCCGGCGCATATCGTGCCGGAATGGTATTACCTGCCATTCTACGCGATGTTGAGGGCAATCACCTTCAATGTCGGGCCGATCGATTCAAAGCTCGGCGGCGTGCTCGTGATGTTCGGCTCGATCATCATCCTGTTCTTCCTGCCCTGGCTCGATACGTCGAAGGTCAGGTCGGCCGTCTATCGTCCCTGGTTCAAGCTGTTCTTCTGGATCTTCGTTGCCAACGCCATCCTGCTCGGCTGGCTCGGCTCGCAGCCGGCGGAGGGCGTCTTCACGACGCTGTCGCAGCTCGGAACGCTCTACTATTTCGCATTCTTCCTGGTGATCATGCCGCTTCTCGGCAAGTTCGAGACGCCGCGGCGCATACCCAACTCGATCACCGAAGCGGTGCTGGAAAAGCAGAAGCGGAAGACGAATGCGGAGCCTGCCGAGCCTTCAAAGGCTATGGTGTGA
- the clpS gene encoding ATP-dependent Clp protease adapter ClpS: protein MAENTVLTPKTKTKPKLERPKLYKVILLNDDYTPREFVTMVLRAVFRMSEDAGLRIMMTAHRLGSCVVVVCTKDIAETKAKEAVDLAKEAGFPLMFTTEPEE, encoded by the coding sequence ATGGCCGAAAACACGGTTCTCACCCCAAAGACCAAAACCAAGCCCAAGCTGGAGCGGCCGAAGCTCTACAAGGTCATCCTGCTCAATGACGACTATACCCCGCGGGAATTCGTCACCATGGTGCTGCGCGCTGTCTTCCGCATGAGCGAGGACGCGGGATTGCGGATCATGATGACCGCACACCGGCTCGGCTCCTGCGTCGTGGTCGTCTGTACAAAGGACATTGCCGAAACGAAGGCCAAGGAAGCCGTCGATCTTGCCAAGGAGGCGGGCTTCCCGCTGATGTTCACCACTGAACCGGAAGAGTGA
- a CDS encoding transporter substrate-binding domain-containing protein, producing the protein MKTVSILAGLLLATSVASTAFAQATISLTTEQYPPYIYRDPDGTYRGSSVEQVEAVMRKAGIAFTMEIMPWARALALAETQPMSCVFSAARIPSREGRFKWVTPLSVSRNFLVRNAQSTVNATTMEEAKHYTIGTHRDDYTEALLRQRGFPSIDLSSTFELTLNKLLEKRIDMMPMSENVYNQLKTEGKPLEIVVLFAENSFGIACNKEVPDQMIAQMQDGLDALIREKGQDAILERYGLQPLRLWEKLPQ; encoded by the coding sequence ATGAAGACTGTTAGCATCCTCGCCGGACTTTTGCTGGCCACATCCGTGGCATCGACGGCATTCGCGCAGGCGACGATCAGCCTGACAACCGAGCAGTATCCGCCCTATATCTACCGTGATCCCGATGGGACCTATCGCGGTTCGAGTGTCGAGCAGGTGGAGGCGGTGATGCGCAAGGCGGGCATTGCCTTCACCATGGAGATCATGCCCTGGGCGCGGGCGCTGGCGCTGGCCGAGACCCAGCCGATGAGTTGCGTCTTTTCGGCGGCTCGGATCCCGAGCAGGGAAGGGCGGTTCAAATGGGTGACGCCGCTCAGTGTCAGCCGAAATTTTCTGGTCCGTAACGCGCAATCGACGGTGAATGCCACGACGATGGAGGAGGCCAAGCATTATACGATCGGCACCCATCGGGACGACTATACGGAAGCGCTGTTGCGCCAGCGGGGCTTTCCCTCGATCGACCTGAGTTCGACATTCGAGCTGACGCTCAACAAACTGCTGGAGAAACGCATCGACATGATGCCGATGTCGGAAAACGTCTACAATCAGTTGAAGACGGAGGGCAAACCGCTGGAGATAGTCGTTCTCTTCGCCGAGAACAGTTTCGGTATCGCCTGCAACAAGGAGGTGCCGGACCAGATGATCGCACAGATGCAGGACGGCCTCGATGCGCTGATCAGGGAGAAGGGCCAGGACGCGATCCTGGAGAGATACGGGCTGCAGCCGCTGCGTTTGTGGGAGAAGCTGCCACAATAA
- the pth gene encoding aminoacyl-tRNA hydrolase, whose product MLIIAGLGNPGAKYAGNRHNVGFMAVDAIQRRPGFSPWSKKFKAEISEGEIAGEKVLLMKPQTFMNLSGEAVGEAMRFYKLTPASVIAIYDELDLAPGRTRIKTGGGHGGHNGIKSLDAHCGKDYRRLRIGIGHPGSKEQVHGHVLGDFAKSDRVWLDPLMDAIADNADMLVKAEDSQLMNKLTLAVGAKPEAEKAAKPEKAASAPKPAGKSHIHQARSGAKPNLPTSGPMAEMLKKMFGNKE is encoded by the coding sequence ATGCTGATCATTGCCGGTCTCGGTAACCCCGGAGCGAAATATGCCGGTAACCGGCATAATGTCGGCTTCATGGCGGTCGATGCCATCCAGCGCAGGCCGGGCTTTTCGCCGTGGTCGAAGAAATTCAAGGCGGAGATATCGGAAGGCGAAATCGCCGGCGAGAAGGTGCTGCTGATGAAGCCGCAGACCTTCATGAACCTTTCGGGAGAGGCGGTTGGCGAGGCGATGCGCTTTTACAAGCTGACACCCGCTTCCGTCATCGCCATCTATGACGAGCTCGATCTGGCGCCGGGCCGCACGCGGATCAAGACCGGCGGCGGCCATGGCGGACATAACGGTATCAAGTCGCTCGATGCCCATTGCGGCAAGGACTATCGCCGGCTGCGCATCGGCATCGGCCATCCGGGTTCCAAGGAACAGGTCCATGGCCATGTGCTGGGCGATTTCGCCAAGAGCGATCGCGTCTGGCTCGATCCGCTGATGGATGCGATCGCCGACAATGCCGACATGCTGGTGAAGGCCGAGGATTCGCAGCTGATGAACAAGCTGACGCTTGCCGTGGGTGCGAAGCCGGAGGCGGAGAAGGCAGCTAAGCCCGAGAAGGCGGCATCTGCGCCGAAACCGGCCGGCAAGTCGCATATCCATCAGGCGCGCAGCGGTGCCAAGCCGAACTTGCCGACGTCCGGGCCGATGGCGGAGATGCTGAAGAAGATGTTCGGCAACAAGGAATAG
- a CDS encoding cytochrome c1 has protein sequence MKKLVTSILSLALLAGMGVVLANAQENKEPAAGEEAHAEGGTPHFPIKHPKNEEWSFAGPFGHYDKQQLQRGLKVYTEVCSACHSMRLVSFRTLEDLGYSEAQVKAYAANYKVQDGPNDDGEMFERAATPSDYFPPPFPNAQAAAAANNGAAPPDMSLLAKARGVERGFPRFIFDIFTQYQEGGPDYIYSLITGYQDPPAGVEVPEGGHYNPYFANAASLAMAPPIADDQVTYEDGSPQTVDQYAKDVAAFLMWTAEPHLEERKRTGFMVMVFLVIFSGLIYLTKKSVYANKEH, from the coding sequence ATGAAAAAGCTTGTTACAAGCATCCTGTCGCTGGCGCTTCTTGCAGGTATGGGCGTCGTGCTGGCGAATGCCCAGGAGAACAAGGAGCCGGCTGCCGGCGAAGAGGCGCATGCGGAAGGCGGCACGCCGCATTTTCCGATCAAGCATCCCAAGAATGAGGAATGGAGCTTTGCCGGCCCGTTCGGCCATTACGACAAGCAACAGCTCCAGCGTGGCCTGAAAGTCTACACGGAAGTCTGTTCCGCCTGTCACTCGATGCGGCTCGTGTCGTTCCGCACGCTCGAGGATCTTGGATATTCGGAAGCACAGGTGAAAGCCTATGCGGCCAATTACAAGGTGCAGGACGGGCCGAACGACGATGGCGAGATGTTCGAACGTGCGGCAACTCCGTCCGACTATTTCCCGCCGCCTTTCCCTAACGCACAGGCGGCGGCTGCAGCCAATAACGGGGCGGCACCCCCCGACATGTCGCTTCTGGCCAAGGCACGCGGTGTGGAGCGTGGTTTTCCACGGTTCATCTTCGACATCTTCACCCAGTATCAGGAAGGCGGGCCGGATTATATCTACTCACTGATCACCGGCTATCAGGATCCGCCGGCGGGTGTCGAAGTGCCGGAAGGCGGCCATTACAACCCTTACTTCGCCAATGCCGCCTCGCTTGCCATGGCGCCGCCGATCGCCGACGACCAGGTGACCTACGAGGATGGCTCGCCGCAGACGGTGGATCAATATGCGAAGGACGTGGCGGCGTTCCTGATGTGGACCGCCGAGCCGCATCTGGAGGAGCGCAAGCGTACCGGCTTCATGGTGATGGTGTTTCTGGTCATATTCAGCGGCCTGATCTACCTGACGAAGAAGTCGGTCTATGCCAACAAGGAGCATTGA
- a CDS encoding type II toxin-antitoxin system VapC family toxin — translation MIPDTNILVRAFIRDNEAQTEAAQELLRRAEHIHISTVALCEFVWALRQVYKKTRLDVVNAIGLLVADERVITDRAALEAGLAFLSAGCDFADGVIEFQGRRLGGEVFVTFDRKAAAAASSQGRRSIFLDTQ, via the coding sequence ATGATCCCTGATACGAATATCCTCGTGCGCGCTTTCATCAGAGATAACGAAGCCCAGACGGAGGCCGCACAGGAACTCCTTCGGCGAGCCGAGCATATCCATATCTCAACGGTAGCCCTGTGCGAATTCGTCTGGGCGCTGCGCCAGGTCTACAAGAAAACCCGATTGGACGTGGTCAATGCGATCGGCCTGCTCGTTGCCGATGAACGCGTCATCACGGACCGGGCTGCACTGGAGGCAGGCCTTGCGTTTCTCAGCGCCGGCTGCGACTTTGCCGATGGCGTGATAGAATTTCAGGGCCGGCGACTCGGCGGCGAAGTCTTTGTGACCTTTGATCGAAAAGCGGCGGCGGCAGCCTCGTCCCAGGGTCGGCGGAGCATCTTTCTCGATACTCAATGA
- a CDS encoding AbrB/MazE/SpoVT family DNA-binding domain-containing protein, whose product MVRLKVTAKGQITLKKEVLDHLGIKPGDEIDVDLLPRKGAGLRSVPKGSIEDFFRAGSNPYNIRATLGDIQEAIEAGWAGKVSLDDDP is encoded by the coding sequence ATGGTGAGACTGAAGGTAACGGCAAAAGGCCAGATCACCTTGAAAAAGGAGGTCCTCGATCACCTTGGGATAAAGCCCGGCGACGAGATCGACGTCGATCTTCTACCCCGGAAAGGGGCAGGTCTTCGCAGCGTCCCGAAAGGCAGTATCGAAGATTTTTTCCGCGCAGGCTCCAATCCTTACAATATCCGCGCCACTCTGGGCGATATCCAGGAGGCGATAGAAGCAGGATGGGCAGGAAAGGTGAGCTTGGACGATGATCCCTGA